Proteins encoded together in one Halomicrobium urmianum window:
- a CDS encoding transposase → MDEDAERDPESPGEIAERREFVSELDSEFRERRQELEEKAAADPWDYWPETHDDRYNEADYEIPPLWERLDSNARRIRRRMEHTDISNPLAATIGTTRLFPHYWSPGDNDDLTRKLDGNDATRVYLYLDLSPIAEYRIADRLKIGAIQNELDIEDKVSQSTLNRMPGRMGARERTFYASETETLVRQWQGTKFEDWVREPTPETIAPDGEGVPPVQTIVRELRSETFKYIRLKRDGSIEASKDGSMRVLVAAANGNEFVNDAAENLNLKPWYDGSEIPTGQTLIHHIRKSSREEITRMFMEANEPLFEIADDDEYDYFPDKAEVAIDITDWPYFGDPDADEYVRGTKSGRNYARAWKYITLSLVGTDTPLVLLVLPVRKRSEAPQYVRRLLRLASQYLDLHRVYLDAGTEFYSEDTISTVNEFDLELVMQGRKAGSDIKHLLNGMGRLNLDSSYYPYGVGGLDEDNYYAVGIKSEKKSRRRKSEPDEPMDDYTYFYTNLDPSEVPPEELASDYRRRWGIETGFRVIKEEFLPKSASPDSRVRTFYFNFAAHMYNIWTAANIRRAEELDADLSKEKQFTAGRLIQAIEDDPYDLDIPTEPPETGHVFGELF, encoded by the coding sequence GTGGACGAAGACGCCGAACGCGACCCGGAATCGCCCGGCGAAATAGCGGAGCGACGTGAGTTTGTCAGCGAACTCGACAGCGAATTCCGGGAGCGACGGCAAGAACTGGAGGAGAAGGCCGCCGCAGACCCGTGGGATTACTGGCCTGAAACGCACGACGACAGGTACAACGAGGCCGATTACGAGATTCCGCCGCTGTGGGAGCGGCTGGATTCAAACGCACGCCGGATTCGGCGGCGGATGGAACATACCGACATCTCGAACCCGCTCGCGGCCACTATCGGGACGACACGCCTGTTTCCTCACTACTGGTCGCCCGGCGACAACGACGACCTGACTCGAAAACTCGACGGGAACGACGCCACCCGCGTCTACCTCTACCTCGACCTCTCCCCCATCGCCGAGTACCGGATCGCAGACCGGCTCAAGATCGGGGCCATCCAGAACGAACTGGACATCGAGGACAAGGTGAGCCAGTCTACGCTGAATCGGATGCCCGGTCGGATGGGCGCGCGGGAGCGCACATTCTACGCCAGTGAGACGGAGACGCTCGTGCGCCAGTGGCAAGGGACGAAGTTCGAGGATTGGGTGCGGGAGCCGACGCCTGAAACCATCGCGCCCGACGGTGAGGGCGTCCCGCCGGTACAGACTATTGTGCGCGAGCTGCGGTCGGAGACGTTCAAGTACATCCGGTTGAAGCGGGACGGCAGTATCGAAGCCTCGAAGGACGGGTCGATGCGCGTGTTGGTGGCTGCCGCGAATGGGAACGAGTTCGTGAACGACGCGGCGGAGAACCTCAACCTCAAGCCCTGGTACGACGGTTCTGAGATTCCGACCGGACAGACGCTCATTCACCACATCCGGAAGTCCTCCCGAGAGGAGATCACGCGGATGTTCATGGAGGCGAACGAGCCGTTGTTCGAGATCGCCGACGATGACGAGTACGACTACTTCCCTGACAAGGCAGAGGTCGCCATCGACATCACGGACTGGCCGTACTTCGGTGATCCAGACGCGGACGAGTATGTTCGCGGGACGAAGTCGGGACGGAACTACGCGAGGGCGTGGAAGTACATCACGCTCTCGCTGGTCGGGACGGACACGCCGCTCGTGCTGCTCGTTCTCCCCGTCAGGAAGCGCTCGGAGGCACCGCAGTACGTCCGACGGCTCCTGCGGCTGGCAAGCCAGTACCTCGACCTCCACCGCGTCTACCTGGACGCCGGGACTGAGTTCTACAGCGAGGACACGATCTCCACGGTCAATGAGTTCGACTTGGAGCTGGTGATGCAGGGCCGAAAGGCCGGCTCAGACATCAAGCACCTCCTGAACGGCATGGGGCGGCTGAATCTGGACTCGTCGTACTACCCCTACGGCGTCGGCGGCCTCGACGAGGACAACTACTACGCGGTGGGCATCAAGTCGGAGAAGAAGTCCCGACGTCGGAAATCGGAGCCCGATGAGCCGATGGACGACTACACGTACTTCTACACGAACCTCGATCCAAGCGAGGTGCCGCCGGAGGAACTCGCCAGCGACTACCGGCGTCGGTGGGGCATCGAGACCGGGTTCCGCGTGATCAAAGAGGAGTTCCTCCCGAAATCGGCGTCCCCGGATTCGAGGGTACGGACGTTCTACTTCAACTTCGCGGCCCACATGTACAACATCTGGACGGCAGCGAACATCCGGCGCGCGGAGGAGCTCGATGCCGACCTGAGCAAGGAGAAGCAGTTCACTGCGGGACGGCTGATCCAGGCCATCGAAGACGACCCGTACGACCTCGACATTCCAACGGAACCACCAGAAACCGGACATGTATTCGGCGAGTTGTTTTAG
- a CDS encoding aldo/keto reductase has product MEYVRLGTTGLEVSPICFGTWRFGLEHEDSGVMETDREEAHELLDAFAQRGGNFIDTANGYGEGRSETWIGDWLEDQDREDFVIASKCYWSQVSRFQENLSRKNVRAEVEGSLDRLGTDYLDVLYLHRFDDGTPIERTLRTLDDLVSEGKVHYVGISTCDAWKLTKGLWQADVNNYEAFTVTQPEYSAVYRDPVVDDLDQPPEHKEPIGEYLDVCEDQDLAVCPYSPLHGGFLTGKYERVDGEIRAPDGSRADIDEKFESDYVAEAAWQVLEEVRAVAEEVDATPAQVSLRWLMDHERFTCVPIVGARTVDQLDENVGAVDVDLSDDQWARIDDAIDV; this is encoded by the coding sequence ATGGAGTACGTCAGACTCGGCACCACAGGACTCGAAGTCTCACCGATCTGTTTCGGCACCTGGCGCTTCGGGCTGGAACACGAGGACAGCGGCGTGATGGAGACCGACCGCGAGGAGGCCCACGAACTGCTGGACGCGTTCGCCCAGCGCGGGGGCAATTTCATCGACACGGCCAACGGCTACGGCGAGGGCCGCAGCGAGACGTGGATCGGCGACTGGCTCGAGGACCAGGATCGCGAGGACTTCGTGATCGCCTCAAAGTGCTACTGGTCGCAGGTCTCGCGCTTCCAGGAGAACCTCTCGCGGAAGAACGTCCGCGCCGAGGTCGAGGGGTCGCTGGACCGCCTCGGCACGGACTACCTGGACGTTCTGTACCTGCATCGCTTCGACGACGGGACGCCGATCGAGCGGACGCTTCGGACGCTCGACGACCTCGTCAGCGAGGGGAAGGTCCACTACGTCGGCATCTCGACGTGCGACGCCTGGAAGCTCACCAAGGGCCTCTGGCAGGCCGACGTCAACAACTACGAGGCCTTCACCGTCACCCAACCCGAGTACTCGGCTGTGTACCGGGATCCGGTCGTCGACGACCTGGACCAGCCGCCCGAGCACAAGGAACCCATCGGAGAGTACCTCGACGTGTGCGAGGACCAGGACCTGGCAGTGTGCCCCTACTCGCCGCTGCACGGCGGCTTCCTCACCGGCAAGTACGAGCGCGTCGACGGTGAGATCAGGGCACCCGACGGCTCCCGCGCCGATATCGACGAGAAGTTCGAGTCCGACTACGTGGCCGAGGCGGCCTGGCAGGTCCTCGAAGAGGTCCGCGCAGTCGCGGAGGAGGTCGACGCGACGCCGGCCCAGGTCTCCCTGCGCTGGCTGATGGACCACGAGCGGTTCACCTGCGTCCCCATCGTCGGTGCCCGTACTGTCGACCAGCTCGACGAGAACGTCGGGGCCGTCGACGTCGATCTCTCCGACGACCAGTGGGCGCGCATCGACGACGCCATCGACGTCTGA
- a CDS encoding M24 family metallopeptidase gives MTEQAKLDRLDAYLATNDLESVWFGTPPMFAWLTGGSNLIAREGAAGVAAAGYDGAEITVVTANIEGQRLLDEEIWADVRLVEYPWHESGVEEAVTEIAPTPAAADFACGDLDRIERSDLTQPLTDGDVERYRALGRETAEAVEAVARDAAPSDTELELAADLHRALQRRRIESPVVLVGGEDRVQRYRHFTPTDTEVGGYVVLTVVGARSGLNAAVTRTVAFDAAPDWLEERYADVSRVAATVAAATQRTGVEGGTAGDVFEAIQSAYEELGYGAEWENHHQGGALGYASREWIATPDHDAPVELPTAYGWNPTVEGAKTEDTILVTETGIEVLSDTGDVPRRTASAVGCEFELAIPDLLVR, from the coding sequence ATGACCGAACAGGCCAAACTCGACCGGTTAGACGCGTATCTCGCGACGAACGACCTCGAATCGGTGTGGTTCGGGACGCCGCCAATGTTCGCCTGGCTCACCGGTGGCAGCAACCTGATCGCCCGGGAGGGTGCGGCCGGCGTCGCCGCCGCCGGCTACGACGGTGCGGAGATCACCGTGGTCACGGCGAACATCGAGGGACAGCGACTCCTCGACGAGGAGATCTGGGCCGACGTTCGCCTCGTGGAGTACCCGTGGCACGAGAGCGGCGTCGAGGAGGCGGTCACGGAGATCGCGCCGACGCCGGCGGCCGCGGACTTCGCCTGCGGCGACCTCGACCGGATCGAGCGATCGGACCTGACCCAGCCGCTGACCGACGGCGACGTCGAGCGCTATCGGGCGCTGGGCCGCGAGACGGCCGAAGCTGTCGAGGCGGTCGCGAGGGACGCCGCTCCGTCCGACACCGAGCTCGAACTGGCCGCGGACCTCCACCGAGCACTCCAGCGGCGTCGGATCGAGTCGCCCGTGGTTCTGGTCGGTGGCGAGGATCGCGTCCAGCGCTACCGGCACTTCACGCCGACTGACACCGAAGTCGGCGGCTACGTAGTCCTGACCGTCGTCGGCGCCCGCAGCGGTCTCAATGCGGCTGTCACGCGAACGGTCGCGTTCGATGCCGCTCCTGACTGGCTCGAGGAGCGCTACGCGGACGTCTCCAGGGTCGCGGCGACCGTGGCCGCCGCGACGCAGCGCACCGGGGTCGAGGGCGGTACGGCCGGCGACGTGTTCGAGGCGATCCAGTCGGCGTACGAGGAACTGGGCTACGGGGCCGAGTGGGAGAACCACCACCAGGGCGGCGCGCTCGGCTACGCATCGCGGGAGTGGATCGCGACGCCCGACCACGACGCGCCCGTCGAACTCCCGACAGCCTACGGCTGGAATCCGACCGTCGAGGGTGCCAAGACCGAGGACACGATCCTCGTCACGGAGACGGGGATCGAGGTGCTATCCGACACTGGGGACGTCCCGCGCCGGACTGCCTCGGCGGTCGGGTGCGAATTCGAACTCGCTATCCCGGATCTACTCGTCCGATAG
- a CDS encoding glycoside hydrolase family 2 protein, protein MNRDDSEQKERRRTASVNGTSTQDGGLSRRRLLRTSAAVSMAGLAGCSALEAGRDPWPGPGDHDWTPAEPPLATPWFEAVDPEDPHAEYPRPQLVRDRWRHLNGVWGFEAVDELGDPPTERGLEVGILVPFPVESALSGIAREEDQMWYRRTFEVPEDWDVGDDEHLLLHFEAVDYEATVYVNGEEVGSHVGGYDHFAVDITDAVSDVRRQELIVGVADETEEGQTLGKQHPNDGPIWYTPTSGIWQSVWMEPVPSPHVTGLDTTPDLENERLALTVDATDAAADLTVEATARADGETAATATGAPGEELSLSIPDPQTWSPEDPFLYDVTVRLLRDGEAVDAVESYFGMRSIGYEEIDGHQRMTLNGEVSFALAALDQGFWPDGIYTPPTDEAQIFDLEKHRELGFNTVRKHVKIEPRRWYYHADRLGLVVHQDMPSTADFTGTPEGERRDQFETELRAMIDQLGNHPSITAWVPFNEGWGIYDAERITEAVRERDPERLVNPNSGANVDGGDCECGAILDFHNYPGPGPAPPTDDRLSVIGEFGGLGLALDGHEWGSESYSYDAYSSPAELTEAYVGKLELTRLFAGQSGLSSAVYTQLTDVETENNGLLTYDRKAVKPDADRVREANEALIDAATTLDDGDGP, encoded by the coding sequence ATGAACAGGGACGACTCAGAGCAGAAGGAGCGACGGCGGACGGCGTCAGTAAACGGCACCAGCACACAGGACGGCGGCCTCAGTCGACGACGGCTCCTCCGGACCTCGGCCGCGGTGAGTATGGCCGGCCTCGCTGGCTGTAGCGCACTTGAGGCCGGGCGCGATCCGTGGCCCGGACCCGGGGACCACGACTGGACCCCGGCTGAACCACCGCTCGCGACCCCGTGGTTCGAAGCGGTCGATCCGGAGGACCCCCACGCAGAGTATCCCCGACCGCAACTGGTCCGGGACCGCTGGCGCCACCTCAACGGCGTCTGGGGGTTCGAGGCCGTCGACGAATTGGGCGATCCACCCACCGAACGGGGACTGGAAGTGGGAATCCTCGTCCCGTTTCCCGTCGAGTCGGCGCTGTCGGGAATCGCCCGGGAGGAAGACCAGATGTGGTACCGCCGCACCTTCGAGGTCCCCGAGGACTGGGACGTAGGAGACGACGAACACCTCCTGTTGCACTTCGAGGCGGTCGACTACGAGGCGACCGTTTACGTCAACGGCGAGGAGGTCGGGAGTCACGTCGGTGGCTACGATCACTTCGCGGTCGACATCACCGACGCGGTCAGCGACGTCCGCCGACAGGAGCTTATCGTCGGCGTCGCCGACGAGACCGAAGAGGGGCAGACGCTGGGCAAACAACACCCCAACGACGGGCCTATCTGGTACACGCCGACCTCAGGCATCTGGCAGTCCGTCTGGATGGAACCGGTGCCGTCTCCGCACGTCACGGGACTGGACACGACGCCGGACCTCGAGAACGAGCGGCTCGCCCTGACCGTCGACGCGACCGACGCCGCTGCGGATCTGACCGTCGAGGCGACCGCGAGAGCCGACGGGGAGACGGCCGCGACTGCGACAGGTGCGCCGGGCGAGGAACTGTCGCTCTCGATTCCCGACCCCCAGACGTGGTCGCCCGAGGACCCGTTCCTCTACGACGTGACGGTGCGGCTGCTCCGGGACGGCGAAGCGGTCGACGCCGTCGAGAGCTACTTCGGGATGCGCTCGATCGGCTACGAGGAGATCGACGGCCACCAGCGGATGACGCTCAACGGCGAGGTCTCCTTCGCCCTCGCTGCGCTCGACCAGGGGTTCTGGCCCGACGGGATCTATACGCCGCCGACCGACGAGGCGCAGATCTTCGACCTGGAAAAACACCGGGAACTGGGGTTCAACACGGTCCGCAAGCACGTCAAGATTGAGCCGCGGCGGTGGTACTACCACGCCGATCGGCTGGGGCTGGTCGTCCACCAGGACATGCCCTCGACGGCCGACTTCACGGGCACACCCGAGGGCGAGCGGCGCGACCAGTTCGAGACCGAACTCCGGGCGATGATCGACCAGCTCGGCAACCACCCGTCGATCACGGCGTGGGTACCGTTCAACGAGGGGTGGGGGATCTACGACGCCGAACGGATCACCGAGGCCGTACGGGAACGGGACCCCGAGCGGCTGGTCAATCCCAACAGCGGGGCGAACGTCGACGGCGGCGACTGCGAGTGCGGTGCCATTCTAGATTTCCACAACTACCCCGGTCCCGGACCCGCACCGCCGACCGACGACCGGCTCTCCGTGATCGGCGAGTTCGGCGGTCTCGGCCTCGCGCTAGACGGCCACGAGTGGGGATCGGAGAGCTACTCCTACGACGCCTACTCCTCGCCGGCGGAACTGACCGAGGCCTACGTTGGGAAACTGGAGCTAACGCGATTATTCGCCGGGCAGAGCGGACTGAGTTCGGCAGTGTACACCCAACTCACAGATGTCGAGACGGAGAACAACGGCCTGCTGACCTACGACCGGAAGGCAGTGAAGCCAGACGCCGACCGGGTCCGCGAGGCCAACGAGGCGTTGATCGACGCTGCAACGACTCTCGATGACGGAGACGGACCGTAG